The region tgcactagagaaagcctgcgcgcagcaacgaagacccaacgcagccaacaataaataaataaattttaaaaaaagcgcTTATTATCAAATCCAAGCTAACGGAAGAACGGACACCATCCAGAGAACCTGAACTCAAAATTGTGTCACTTCACACTACAGAAGCTACACGTGACCTTGGACCgtctcccaccaggaagaaggtGAACATGTCTGAAGCTGCACAGAAGACAGTTGGATTATAGTCAAGTAGGAACATTTTGTGATTAAATATGTAATTGTCTTCAAATGAGACCTTAATAGAGGAAAAATACGTCTGAAAGTGTTGAGTTTCCAGAAGAAGTGtgactgttgtttttttaaaaatgaaaaaagagaaagaaaactataggggCCAACTCAAGAGTCTTCAGAGATGTAATgctcaaaataaaacaacaaacatacTTGCTATAAGTATTTATGGATCCCCAGTTATCACAAGGGCAGATACATCGGGGCCTAATACACTCAGTCACTGAAAAGCACCCCCAACCTGTCTGACGACATCAAGGAAACGAGCACCACTGCCACTCAGTCATGTCCTCTGGAACATGGAACATTTGGCCCTCTCGATGAGAGAGGGCTCTGGCTTCCTGGGAAATCTGTGCATCTGTGTTGAGAGATATCCCAGGTCTCTGATTGCCAGAGTCATACAAGGTTGAGGGAGAGACCCTACAGGAGTCGGCTGCCACTGCAAAGGTAACAACCACCCACTTCACGTGGGCTCCTATTTCTACAccatttcttcctcctctggCCAGAGGTTATTCAAATGGAGACACGTAGGAAGATGAGAAGTTCACTGTAAGTTCTTGTCTGGGAGAAATATTCACGGAAAGGCCTCAGACAGCTTCTTAACTCTGACCTTAACACAGCATCTTCAGATGCCTCATTCATCTCTTTGCTGGATTCATCCTCATAGTATAGATTCTGTTTGATATCTTTCAGGAGTGGtccttctcttttcattcttggGAAAGAAAAGGTGTATTTGCACATGGAAACAAACACATGATATAACAAAGTTACAAAATTAGACAAGTATCTTTGGGAAGGAATtaggctgaaaacttcccaaagcaTTTCAGCTTCTCCAGGATGCAGggtagtggaaagagcacaggctttggaggcaAATGGTCCTGTGACTGACTCTCTAACTCTGCCTCCTACCATGTTAAGTGGCAATAATATTTCAAGGAGAGCATGGGAGATTTAAACTAGGAATTCATGTTAAAGACTGAAAGAAACACAACCTAAGAGTGAAAGATAATCAAGTCGTAACAATGCTAGTCGaaattataaaactctgagaTACAAGAAAAAGAGGGTAAAAGGATGTAATACGTAGGAAGGCAGCTAGGAAGCTGACAGTTTAGAAACAGAAGTTCACAAGACAGCCACACTATATAGAACAAGCTCTAAGGACATGTCATGGAAAAGAGTcaaatgaagaatttttttttataaatttattttatttttggctgcgttgggtctccgttactgcacgcgggctttctctagctgtggagagcgggggctactcttcgttgcggtgcgtgggcttctcattaaagtggcttctcttgctgcagagcacgggctctaggcgtgtgggcttcagtacttgtggcacatgggctcagtggttgtggctcacgggctctagagcgcaggctcagtagttgtggcgcacgggcttagttgctccgtggcatgtgcgatcttcccggaccagggctctgcaatggcaggcagattcttaaccactgcgccaccagggaagcccccaaatgaaGAATTTAAATGATTTGTTCCTTTCTTTATTGGAAGCACAAAGGGTACAATCCTTGCTGAGTAGATGCTATAAATAGACAATGAGCCTTTGTGTTTGTCATCAGCCTTGTTTACTGggagatgaatgaaaatattaaagaaaacactTCTTTGTTCCCAACTAGGGTACCCATCTACCAAATTCATTAGGCTTTCCTGCTGCTTTCAGGGACGTTTCCATACAGTGCACAATCCAATTCTACTTCCAGTGCCTACTCGGGAATCCCTTCACGTGCTGGTCCTCCCATGTCTTGCAAACGACTGAGGATCAACgtgcttttttctcttctttatccttACTTTGTTCATTTccccttttgttttcctcttgattTTCCGAACTGCTCAAACCAGGGGAGGTAGAACTTCCTGAGGAAGGTTCCATATGAGCAGTAACTGCTGGATTTAGTCTCTTGTCCTATTGGGGACAAATGGTGCCACGAAAGTGAGTGTGATGGATACATGAATACGGCTCCATTTCAGGTCAATGTCTACACTGGCCGAGCTTGTAACTTGTCCGCCCTCCTCCACTCAGAGATTCTCCACCTGTGAACACAtgactctcccacctcctcaCAGTGAACTAGAAACCAaacaatgtcttctttttttcaacatttttatgcccttttctttctttccagtttcacTTCCATCAACCTAGGTTAGATAATaactgatgatgatgataattgaTAGTAAAAATTGAtcataatatttcctttattGGTTTCTTGCTTCCCATCTCTCTCCACTCCACCGCGTTCTGCACACTGCACCGTACCGATCTTCCTGAAACATGAAAAGTGATCTTACCCTTCGCCAATACGATTTATCAAGAGCCATCTAGACTCTGTAAAGCAAAACTCCCGTAAGTCTGGTATCTAAAGCCTTCAAATCAAACTCCCCAGTCCTATGTCCCATCTGTGACCTACAGAAACCGTTTACTCCAAACAAAGTCACCACCTTTACTAAAACCTCTCACTCCACGGGCTAAATGCACCCCCTAACAAGTTCTGTGCATGCATCTTACTGAACGAACTACAATAATCACTAATTGGAAACAAAAACTAAACCTTGAGATATACCTAAATTTCACAGAATCGGCCTTGAGGTATCTGTTCTTGTGATTTTGTCCAAGTGGTATCACCATAGCAAGCTATGTCATTTATTCATAAACAAACATCAAAGTCAGAACAATAACTCATTGTATTGCTCGATTTCCAATTTTCTAAGAGCAAAGATGTCTTTCCCTTGAAGACAGGGACTTTGTCCTCTACTGAATCCTCTACACCAGTAACACTGCCGGGCATCGAGTTAGTGCGAAATAACTACTTCTTTCAGTGAATAAACCACGGTGGACCAATAGAGAAGAACAGTtgacacattttaatatttattggtaGAAACAGATCTTCAATGCATACTTTGTGTTTTAAAGTCTAcattctcttaactttttttgctgttgttattgtttcaTTTGGAGTTTTTTGGTCTCCAATTGAACTTAACATATTATCTATGCATTTGATTCTTTATAGACCcttgtttttagattttaaacTAAATTTGAAAACCATGCATATTGTATATCTTACTTAATGTAATCCAAAAAATTGTTTGCACTTTCAAAAAGGTCACAAAAAGGTAGAACTCAAGTTAAATAACCTCTGTTCTAAAATGTCCACGTTccatttctgaaaaaagaaatacttgttCAGTGTCATATATTGCTTGCTGTCTAATAAGTCAGATTGTCAGAGACGCTTCATAAattatgtctatttttaaatatcttaatctACTTCCTCCCAGAGATGATCCTGTATTAAACATTGTGCCATATGCAGTAATAGCCCAACAGTTTAAAATAAGAACCAAACTGGTAGTTTTTAGACTGAATACGTTAACCTTAAaattatatacctatatatacacatgtgatATGCTgcatattaaatttaatatttcaagTAACTTTAATGCATTTAGCAAACATTCAGCCAAATATTCTTTCATGAAAAGATACTGTCCttagaataaaaagttaaagaaaggcTTATTTAGACACCAATGTCTGGACATGGTACGAAGCCTGAAAGTCCAAGCAAAATCTGCTGGacttctcagaaaaagaatattgaTTTGTAACCTACTGAGTTGTGCAGATACAAAAGTGCTTAGCATGACaaaattaccaaaataaaaacattttaaaagttatttggtTCTAGCAATATTAACTATTCTGTACTTTAGGATAAtttaacatttgcattttaaattttctataaattttctctttttaacaagttaaaaaagcacacaaaaaaatAGTTCAAACTATAATCATCTGTTATTTTTCATCCTGGTTAGCTCATCACAAATAATTCAACAAAAGAACGCCTGAATACTCAGCTCTACTAAGATGCAACATTTGACTGGATCCAGCATGTCACCCGTTGTTTGCTGTACTGGACCCTAAGACAGGCTGCCGACAGATAGGACACGTGCAATTCTCTGAGAGCCACCGGTCGATACAGTGGATGTGAAATTCATGCATGCAAGGTAACTGCCTGAGCTTGTTTCCAGTTACGTAGTCGCTGATGCAAACGCTACAGATTTTCCCTCGTTCGCTATCGATACTGCTGTGCTCATAGCTCCGGGTGGAAAGATTGTCAATCTGCTCTTTGGTTAAACCACGCATGCGGTCATCATCCTCCCCTTCATTAAGCAAGAAGTGAGCGAGGCGAAGGATAGGTAGGGTGCCAGTTTCCACCAAGTTACTTGAATTTTGCGACCGCCTGCCACCTCTGTGTGGGGCACGAGGCGGGGTGTCAGGGCTGTCTTCTCGGGTCCACCTGCCTTGGGGGGACCCTCCCCTGTGCTGGCTGACGGCCTCACCGAGGAGACTCACTTCTGAGTGTGTCTCTGGCCGACGCTGACCACTTCTCTGCGCCTCTGACTCCGATTCGGCCTCCATTAGAGAACTCAGTTCTCCAAATCCAGTCATGATCTGCCTTAAAACTGATCGAAGAGCCACTGATGATGGTTCAGCGAGCTCGTTCTCAGAAATCCTACGAAGAGGAACAGTTATGGTACTAACGTAGGTTCGCATACCTGAGCGCTCTAAACGAGAGATGGTGCGCCGAAAGCCCCCACTACTGCTTTCGATAGTGACTGTGTTTGCTGCCAGCCCCACCCTGGATCGAGTTCTATTTGCAATACTGTCCCAGTCTCTGCTTTCTCCAGGACGAACCCTTCTCACTTGAAGGTCCAGTGTGATTGTTGGGTGTCGTCGTGCAGCAGTGGAGGACCTGCTGGACTCTTCTTCTTCTACTGTGATTCTTGACACAAGTCTTGAGTTAGAGAATGGAGTATATGCGGTACCTCTGCCTTCTCGGCCTTGCTCTAGAAAGACACGAGTTATACCTCTCCTCCTAACAGACCGCCTACTAGTTTGCTGAAAAGGTCTACTTTCCCTTTGTGAACTGTGATAAACAGTGCCACTTTGCCTCTGAATCGGTGACCGGCTTCGGCTATTGAAAGTAGACCGTAATCTTATTGGCTCTAATCTTTGGTTTGTATTCCTCACTGTGACATTAGTTCTAGCCCCATTTTCCCAAACATGGGCTGCTCCAAATCGCTGCCCCTCCCTTTGCCTGAGTTCACTACCACCTGATGGATTAGCGCGTGCAGCACCAGTTCTAGGGGTGCCAACTGCCCCCCCAATTCCATTTCTTAATCTTCCCAATGCTGACAAAGATCCTTCTACTGAACTCCGCCCCCTCGATCCAAGCCTAGTTCTCGGAACGCCGGCACTACTACCACTGAGAGCCCCTGCGGCTTGGCTCCTGGTTCGCCTGGCCACAGGGCTACTTGATCTCTGTGGCCCATCTGTGGTGTGATCTTGGCTCACATCTGAAAGTGGAACGCCCACATAATCTTCGCCGTCCATTTCAAATCCTCTATTCTCGTGATTTATGTGGATTTCCAGACAAAATTGGAACTCTCCACTGTGTGGGTTTGTTCGACTCACAGCTCTCCAAGTCTGGTTCCCATTCTGTCCACTTCGAGTTGCGTTTCCCGTGCGACGAAAGGTGTTGAGCCATTCCAGCAGAGACTCTTCATTTGAACTTTCTCGAGGGACCCCTGAGTCTGGAAAGCAAACCAAATCAACTTAACATCAATTCCTAAAATCTATCTTTAGATCTTTATTGAAAGCTTGTAAGATAAACTAcgtttttattaaattaaaaatataattaagaacATCTGTgcattttaatgaatgaaaaacgGCCAAAAAGCTGAACTTTCTAAAAGAAAGGTGTATACTATAAGCATACTATAATACACACtgtatcaaaattataaaattttaaatactatttgTGCAAAGGTGTGAAGAAATCCTCACTCTTGCTTTCTATATGCCTGTTATTGGCAAAATATtaaggcaaaggaaaaatatatccAGTATCAAAACTGTATATTTAAATTgctttattgggacttccctggtggcacagtggataagactccacgctcccaacgcagggagcctgggtttgatccctggtcagggaactagatcccacatgcatgctgcaactaagagttcgcatgccacaactatggagcccacctgccacaactaagacctgctgcaactaaataaaaattttaaaaattgcgtTATTCATATGGCAGTATCAATAAAATACAGTGGCAAAACTTACGTATAATTTATCTTGAATTTTTAGAATTCTTTGGTAAAGGTAACTCGATCTTTTTTGCAATTAGGTGTTTTGGCAACCTTAAGAATTTTATCCTATTTCTCAGAAACTGCCCCAAATGTATAAGTCAAGAAATATGGCTTCATGAGTAAAATGTTAGAACCACATCATATCTTCATGTGAGGATAGGAGACTTCAGGCATGTTACTTAAGTTCTCTGGCTAAATCCTTATCTGTAAACTTGATAATAATAGTACAGATGTCAAAGGATTATCATGAGGATAAAATAAGacactgtatataaaatgattagtataatatctggcacataggaagcactcaataaatgttagccattatatataatacaataaaatacattttctgttcATTTAGAACATGAGCTGCATGAAGACAATGAGTTTTGCCTTATTTTACTCACGGTTAAATCCCCAACCTCTACAACAGTATTTGGGACAAATCAGACTCTCAATTAATACTGTTGAATGAATcgatttagaaataaatatgccctgggacttccctggtggcgcactcgttaagaattcacctgctaatgcaggggacacggatttgatccctggtccaggaagatcccacatgccacggagcagttaagcctgtgcaccacaactactgagcctgcgctctagagcccgcgagccacaactactgagcctgtgagccacaactactgaagcccgtgcacctagagcccgtgctccgcaacaagagaagccaccgcaatgagaagcctgcgcaccacaacgaagagcagcctccgctcactgcaaccagagaaagcccacacacagcaacgaagacccaacgcagccaaaaataaaataaaatttaaaatatatacacatttaaaaaaagaaagaaagaaagaaatgtgccCCTAATAAACTTCTTTGAGTATGATAGTGCTACTGTGGGAAGCTTtaagttttccattttaaccaGTGGATTATATAAAGTACAAAACTCAGTGAAAAGCATTCTAATGCACATTAACTACACAGACTTTACCAAGTTCGCTCTTCTCAAAAACAGTTGTTAAATGAGTCtgctttgattttatttcattactgCAATCTCtcataaaaaacttttttaaatattaaagttaaACCTGTTAATCAGCTGCTGGCATCAATAAAGACAGCAACCGCAGCCACATTCTAAAGGTATAAGCTACTGCACACGTGACGAGTACATTCTCCATCAAAACATATTCAAAGGGCCAGTATTACCAGCTATACCAATATAGTACAATTTGCATATCTAAACACGAAGAAGAAAAAGGTTAACATCcactttccattttaatttgcaAAAAGATATAAGTAAAGGGCAGGTAAACATGAAGTCATTCCAGATGccacttctttctttaattactaGAATATAGTGATGGCAGTGTGTGAAAGAGGTCACTCATGTCTCACAAAATCCGTCACCCCATTCTTCCACTGGAAATGCACTGCAGTGTCCTGTGAACAACCTGGCATCTGGGTGTGGCCACGGGACTAAGTTCTCATCAATGGAACGGGAGTAGAAGTGAGAGAGCTCATTTCCGGGCAGGGGCCTGGGCCTTCTCCTGGAACCTGGAACTGCCAGCTGGAACCTAGAAGTGGCTGTGACTTAGCTTGATCATGCAAACCATACCTGGAGCAGCAGTCAGTGCCCAGTGAACCTTTCTGCAACAGTGGAGATGTTCTGTACCTGTGCCGTCCAGTACAGAAGCCACTAGCCACAGGGGACTATTAAACACTTGAATGTGGCTAATGTgcctgaggaactgaattttcaattttattaaatttaaataggcCCATGTGGCCGGTAGCTACCGCACTGGACAGCACAGTTGTAGAAGCACTGTGCTGGCTGCGTGGGTCCCAGAAGGCTTTATGGATTGACGTGTGTCTGCCCTGGACTGAGCACAAAACGGAAGTAAACTTCCATTTCATCAGCCGATGCGTTTGGGGTGTTTAATAGTCTTCACCCTAACCAATACCATGATCCTGATGTAATATGTGAAACCACTACTAACGAACACCTCTGGAGAAGGAAGTAGAACTGGTAAGAGGGACCTTAAAGTTGGCTTTACTTTTAACTCTATACACTTCTGTTTAGtttgaattttgtgtttttacaagtaatttgtttttttttgttttgttttgttgttttgcggtccacgggcctctcaccgctgtggcctctcccgtcgcggagcacaggctccggacgtgcaggctcagcggccatggatcacaggcccagctgctccgcggcatgtgggatcttcccggactggggcatgaacccgtgtcccctgcatcggcagacggactccaaaccactgcgccaccagggaagccccgatttgtttttttataagaaTTTCTTATATTATGACTTAGTCTGTTCAGTAAAATGACACAACACAAAaccaataaaac is a window of Delphinus delphis chromosome 18, mDelDel1.2, whole genome shotgun sequence DNA encoding:
- the RNF6 gene encoding E3 ubiquitin-protein ligase RNF6 isoform X1; amino-acid sequence: MNWSRSRPDGGGEETSSQDQNHHENERRWQQERLHREEAYYQFINDLNDEDYRLMRDHNLLGTPGEITSEELQQRLDGVKEQLASQPDLRNGTNTRDSGVPRESSNEESLLEWLNTFRRTGNATRSGQNGNQTWRAVSRTNPHSGEFQFCLEIHINHENRGFEMDGEDYVGVPLSDVSQDHTTDGPQRSSSPVARRTRSQAAGALSGSSAGVPRTRLGSRGRSSVEGSLSALGRLRNGIGGAVGTPRTGAARANPSGGSELRQREGQRFGAAHVWENGARTNVTVRNTNQRLEPIRLRSTFNSRSRSPIQRQSGTVYHSSQRESRPFQQTSRRSVRRRGITRVFLEQGREGRGTAYTPFSNSRLVSRITVEEEESSRSSTAARRHPTITLDLQVRRVRPGESRDWDSIANRTRSRVGLAANTVTIESSSGGFRRTISRLERSGMRTYVSTITVPLRRISENELAEPSSVALRSVLRQIMTGFGELSSLMEAESESEAQRSGQRRPETHSEVSLLGEAVSQHRGGSPQGRWTREDSPDTPPRAPHRGGRRSQNSSNLVETGTLPILRLAHFLLNEGEDDDRMRGLTKEQIDNLSTRSYEHSSIDSERGKICSVCISDYVTGNKLRQLPCMHEFHIHCIDRWLSENCTCPICRQPVLGSSTANNG